A region from the Armatimonadota bacterium genome encodes:
- a CDS encoding tripartite tricarboxylate transporter substrate binding protein, protein MRFVHRAVALGAVVVLLVILAGTSWTAAQERFPSREITLIVPWPAGGGSDISMRLLADQATREFGVPVVVVNKPGAAGAIGHREIATARPDGYTVGMFGSGAVAQQYMIPNPVKIEELQPIVFFGNEPGALTVRGDALWKTLKEFVEAARARPNTIKNSNDPPGGASHLTVLVFEKKLGIALNKIPYQGFAPSVAALLAGEVQATTVPVPDVIEGHRAGRLRILGVSDGKRHFLAPDVPTFKEQGFDVTYGSWRVVAGPKGIPADRLAVLEAKFLAALQNPAFVQRANKAGFVISPMGIKRTEAFLKADDALQYALLFELGLARNTK, encoded by the coding sequence ATGCGGTTCGTGCATCGCGCGGTGGCTCTGGGGGCGGTGGTTGTGTTGCTGGTCATCCTTGCCGGCACGTCCTGGACCGCCGCCCAGGAACGGTTCCCCAGCAGGGAAATCACCCTCATTGTGCCCTGGCCCGCGGGGGGCGGATCGGACATCAGTATGCGGCTGCTGGCCGATCAGGCTACCAGGGAGTTCGGGGTGCCGGTGGTCGTGGTCAACAAGCCCGGTGCCGCGGGGGCCATCGGCCACCGCGAAATCGCCACCGCCCGGCCGGACGGCTACACCGTGGGGATGTTCGGCTCGGGAGCCGTCGCCCAGCAGTACATGATTCCGAATCCGGTGAAGATCGAGGAGCTGCAGCCCATTGTCTTCTTCGGCAATGAACCCGGCGCGCTGACGGTCAGAGGCGACGCGCTCTGGAAGACCCTCAAGGAGTTCGTCGAGGCGGCCCGAGCCCGGCCCAACACCATCAAGAATTCCAACGATCCGCCGGGCGGGGCGTCGCACCTGACCGTGCTGGTCTTTGAGAAGAAGCTGGGCATCGCCCTGAACAAGATCCCCTACCAGGGCTTCGCGCCCAGCGTCGCCGCGCTGCTGGCCGGCGAGGTGCAGGCGACGACCGTGCCGGTGCCCGACGTCATCGAGGGGCATCGCGCGGGTCGCCTGCGAATTCTCGGCGTCTCGGACGGCAAACGCCACTTCCTGGCACCCGATGTGCCCACCTTCAAGGAGCAGGGCTTCGACGTGACCTACGGCTCCTGGCGCGTCGTCGCCGGACCGAAGGGGATCCCCGCCGACCGACTGGCCGTGCTTGAGGCGAAATTCCTGGCCGCCCTGCAGAACCCGGCCTTCGTGCAGCGGGCCAACAAGGCGGGGTTCGTGATCAGCCCGATGGGAATCAAGCGCACGGAGGCCTTCCTGAAGGCGGACGACGCGCTCCAATACGCCTTGCTGTTTGAGCTCGGGCTGGCGCGCAACACCAAGTAG
- a CDS encoding tripartite tricarboxylate transporter TctB family protein gives MVEQARRGLSDLLAGAILLVVGIVGLAALGRNATLTSFDFGTDPGPALLPRVLLLFLLGGGAVLILLGVARLGPALAGLPEVGHSLALRAYIRPAAFAASLSVYLVALPRLGFIAATLLFGAGWIAVLTPGEDRGPALRFLAQSVAAALVITAALYYVFKGFVKVPLP, from the coding sequence ATGGTTGAGCAAGCCCGCCGCGGACTGAGTGACCTGCTGGCCGGAGCGATCCTGCTCGTCGTCGGGATCGTCGGTCTGGCGGCCTTGGGCCGCAATGCGACGCTGACCAGCTTCGACTTCGGTACCGATCCGGGGCCGGCACTCCTCCCCAGGGTGCTCCTCCTCTTCCTCCTGGGAGGCGGCGCAGTGCTCATCCTCCTGGGGGTGGCGAGGCTGGGCCCGGCGCTGGCGGGCCTTCCGGAGGTGGGACACTCTCTGGCGCTGCGCGCCTACATCCGCCCGGCCGCGTTCGCCGCATCGCTTAGCGTGTACCTGGTGGCGCTGCCCCGCCTGGGGTTCATCGCCGCCACGCTGCTGTTCGGCGCGGGATGGATCGCCGTGCTGACTCCGGGCGAGGATCGTGGGCCCGCCCTCCGCTTCCTAGCCCAATCCGTTGCCGCGGCCCTGGTCATCACGGCCGCGCTGTACTACGTCTTCAAGGGGTTCGTCAAGGTGCCGCTGCCGTGA
- a CDS encoding tripartite tricarboxylate transporter permease, with amino-acid sequence MLDQLRETLPAILTSPVALVLSLAGSILGIILGALPGISSTTSLAVLLPLTFALGPTEAMMFLMGVFNGSVYGGSISAILLKIPGTPGAIVTQLDGHPMAMKGRAGEAIGYATLASMFGGLFGLLVFMTVAPLLAALGLKFQSPEFTGLALLGLASLSAAIPEAMLKGILAGAAGLLLATVGLDPLTNVLRFDFGSRHLAAGVPVIPVAIGIFGLAEVFRHLEGGARRWQVITTIRRVIPPWAEMRRTVPGALRGAVVGVIVGIIPAAGSAIGVTFSYLQEKRLSATPERFGTGIPEGIVPPESSNNACMGGDLIPTMSLGVPGDSITAVLMGALLIQGLRPGPQLFTEHRDFVAAVYVALGMAIALTTILGLLGARLFAWTLRLPRAVLLTGITGLCVVGAYAVNNALFDVWMMVFFGGVGYLMQKAGFPVLPLIFGLILGPMFEENLRRTLIVSNGSLLVYLQRPLSVTLLVLAAATATYPLLLEWRHRRRAVAASATAPGQEPAR; translated from the coding sequence ATGCTCGATCAGCTCCGTGAGACGCTGCCGGCGATCCTCACCTCGCCGGTGGCGCTGGTGCTGTCGCTGGCGGGATCGATCCTGGGGATCATCCTGGGCGCGTTGCCGGGGATCAGCTCGACCACGTCGCTGGCCGTCCTGCTGCCGCTGACCTTCGCCCTGGGCCCGACGGAGGCAATGATGTTCCTGATGGGTGTGTTCAACGGCAGCGTCTACGGTGGATCGATCTCGGCCATCCTGCTGAAGATTCCTGGCACGCCCGGGGCCATCGTCACCCAGCTCGATGGTCATCCGATGGCGATGAAGGGACGGGCGGGCGAGGCGATCGGCTACGCCACGCTGGCCTCGATGTTTGGCGGGCTGTTCGGGCTGCTGGTGTTCATGACCGTCGCCCCGCTGCTCGCCGCGCTCGGCCTCAAGTTCCAGAGCCCCGAGTTCACGGGGCTGGCCCTGCTGGGACTGGCCAGCCTCTCCGCGGCGATCCCGGAGGCGATGCTGAAGGGGATTCTGGCGGGAGCGGCGGGGCTGCTCCTGGCCACGGTCGGGCTGGATCCGCTGACGAACGTCCTGCGCTTCGACTTCGGCAGCCGGCATCTCGCCGCCGGGGTGCCCGTGATTCCGGTCGCCATCGGCATCTTTGGCTTGGCCGAGGTGTTTCGGCATCTGGAGGGGGGCGCCCGGCGCTGGCAGGTGATCACCACGATTCGCCGGGTGATCCCGCCCTGGGCGGAGATGCGCCGGACCGTGCCGGGGGCCCTGCGTGGGGCGGTCGTCGGTGTGATCGTGGGCATCATTCCGGCGGCCGGCTCGGCGATCGGTGTGACATTCTCCTACCTGCAGGAGAAGCGGCTGTCGGCCACGCCCGAGCGCTTCGGCACGGGGATCCCGGAGGGGATCGTGCCGCCGGAGTCGTCCAACAACGCCTGCATGGGCGGCGATCTCATCCCGACGATGAGCCTGGGAGTTCCCGGCGACAGCATTACGGCGGTGCTGATGGGCGCCCTGCTCATCCAGGGGCTGCGGCCGGGGCCGCAGCTCTTCACGGAGCACCGCGACTTCGTGGCCGCCGTCTACGTGGCCCTCGGCATGGCGATCGCCCTGACCACCATCCTCGGCCTGCTCGGGGCGCGGCTCTTCGCCTGGACGCTGCGGTTGCCCCGGGCCGTCCTGCTCACGGGGATTACCGGGCTCTGCGTCGTCGGAGCCTACGCCGTCAACAACGCGCTGTTCGATGTCTGGATGATGGTGTTCTTCGGCGGCGTGGGTTACCTCATGCAGAAGGCAGGGTTCCCTGTGCTGCCCCTGATCTTCGGGCTCATCCTGGGGCCGATGTTCGAGGAGAACCTGCGCCGGACCCTGATCGTCAGCAACGGCAGCCTGCTCGTCTACCTGCAGCGGCCGCTGAGCGTGACGCTGCTGGTGCTGGCCGCAGCCACCGCGACCTATCCGCTGCTCCTGGAGTGGCGGCACCGCCGCAGAGCGGTCGCCGCCTCCGCGACCGCGCCCGGCCAGGAGCCGGCGCGCTGA